In candidate division KSB1 bacterium, the following are encoded in one genomic region:
- a CDS encoding acyl carrier protein, producing the protein MALKDKVNEIIVDQLGVDAGEVKDGASFIDDLGADSLDTVELVMAFEEEFDIEIPDEDAEKLNTVGDAVKYLDAKLASKE; encoded by the coding sequence ATGGCACTAAAAGACAAAGTTAACGAAATAATTGTAGATCAACTGGGTGTTGACGCAGGCGAAGTAAAGGACGGAGCTTCATTTATCGATGATCTCGGAGCTGACTCATTGGACACAGTGGAACTTGTAATGGCATTTGAGGAGGAGTTTGACATTGAAATTCCGGATGAAGACGCAGAAAAGTTAAACACCGTTGGTGATGCAGTCAAGTACTTAGATGCAAAATTGGCGAGCAAAGAATAA